Proteins co-encoded in one Capsicum annuum cultivar UCD-10X-F1 chromosome 9, UCD10Xv1.1, whole genome shotgun sequence genomic window:
- the LOC124887329 gene encoding uncharacterized protein LOC124887329 isoform X2, translated as MENDRYKGFDVPKWSYKINHLAYADDTIIFTSADSVFLKMIKNTLQEYEKVSGQMINVSKSFFYMHQKVVDALVQEVASITGFQRVVRKKSEADTRHLGSNCAY; from the exons ATGGAAAATGACAGATATAAAGGATTTGACGTGCCAAAATGGAGTTACAAGATCAATCATCTTGCTTATGCAGATGATACCATTATATTTACTTCTGCTGATTCAGTTTTTTTGAAGATGATCAAGAATACCCTACAAGAGTACGAGAAGGTATCTGGACAGATGATTAATGTTAGCAAATCATTTTTCTACATGCATCAAAAGGTTGTAGATGCATTAGTTCAAGAGGTGGCTTCAATTACAGGTTTTCAAAGAG TAGTAAGGAAGAAGTCAGAAGCAGACACTAGACATCTTGGCTCAAATTGTGCTTACTAA
- the LOC124887329 gene encoding uncharacterized protein LOC124887329 isoform X1, with translation MENDRYKGFDVPKWSYKINHLAYADDTIIFTSADSVFLKMIKNTLQEYEKVSGQMINVSKSFFYMHQKVVDALVQEVASITGFQREHQAHYGPFLCGTNIARRKFQPWYHGGEAHNFGRRCLKSEMKWNIIFGGTKEWLNKLLV, from the exons ATGGAAAATGACAGATATAAAGGATTTGACGTGCCAAAATGGAGTTACAAGATCAATCATCTTGCTTATGCAGATGATACCATTATATTTACTTCTGCTGATTCAGTTTTTTTGAAGATGATCAAGAATACCCTACAAGAGTACGAGAAGGTATCTGGACAGATGATTAATGTTAGCAAATCATTTTTCTACATGCATCAAAAGGTTGTAGATGCATTAGTTCAAGAGGTGGCTTCAATTACAGGTTTTCAAAGAG AACATCAGGCACATTATGGTCCTTTTTTATGTGGAACAAATATTGCAAGAAGAAAATTCCAACCATGGTATCATGGAGGAGAGGCTCACAACTTTGGAAGAAGATGCTTGAAGTCAGAGATGAAGTGGAACATAATATTTGGTGGGACCAAAGAATGGCTCAACAAGCTTTTGGTATGA
- the LOC124887329 gene encoding uncharacterized protein LOC124887329 isoform X3 has protein sequence MENDRYKGFDVPKWSYKINHLAYADDTIIFTSADSVFLKMIKNTLQEYEKVSGQMINVSKSFFYMHQKVVDALVQEVASITGFQRVRKKSEADTRHLGSNCAY, from the exons ATGGAAAATGACAGATATAAAGGATTTGACGTGCCAAAATGGAGTTACAAGATCAATCATCTTGCTTATGCAGATGATACCATTATATTTACTTCTGCTGATTCAGTTTTTTTGAAGATGATCAAGAATACCCTACAAGAGTACGAGAAGGTATCTGGACAGATGATTAATGTTAGCAAATCATTTTTCTACATGCATCAAAAGGTTGTAGATGCATTAGTTCAAGAGGTGGCTTCAATTACAGGTTTTCAAAGAG TAAGGAAGAAGTCAGAAGCAGACACTAGACATCTTGGCTCAAATTGTGCTTACTAA